A single genomic interval of Penaeus chinensis breed Huanghai No. 1 chromosome 23, ASM1920278v2, whole genome shotgun sequence harbors:
- the LOC125037673 gene encoding ATP-citrate synthase-like — protein MLRDLTDVASLSLQVGKAVGKLRTFIIEPFLPHEQKEEAYVCIYSHRAGDTILFTHEGGVDIGDVDAKALKLDLQIEDQLSVEQVKEKLLLSFVLLIFLSVKSYSSILYLGIITLVLEKQLPSSKPCTISMLNCASHTWKSTH, from the exons atgctg AGAGACCTTACTGATGTGGCCTCCCTCTCTTTGCAGGTGGGTAAGGCAGTGGGCAAACTACGGACCTTTATCATCGAGCCGTTCCTGCCTcatgagcagaaggaggaggcgtATGTGTGCATCTATTCCCACCGTGCTGGCGATACCATTCTCTTCACACATGAGGGCGGAGTGGACATAGGAGACGTGGATGCAAAGGCTCTGAAGCTCGACCTTCAGATTGAAGACCAGCTCTCGGTGGAGCAGGTCAAGGAGAAGCTTTTG CTTTCCTTTGTGCTCTTGATATTCCTGAGTGTCAAGAGTTATAGCAGTATTTTATACCTTGGTATAATCACATTGGTGCTGG AAAAGCAGCTGCCTTCATCAAAGCCCTGTACGATCTCTATGTTGAACTGTGCTTCACATACCTGGAAATCAACCCACTAG